Proteins encoded within one genomic window of Gallus gallus isolate bGalGal1 chromosome 1, bGalGal1.mat.broiler.GRCg7b, whole genome shotgun sequence:
- the ATF7IP gene encoding activating transcription factor 7-interacting protein 1 isoform X7: MDNTDEPQKKVFKARKTMRASDRQQLEAVYKAKEDLLKTTEVKLLNGKHENGDSDLNSPLSNTDCTEDKREVNGLVDSNEISEIKRPESRAESVVSDLEPKPLSPVNVTREQDTDVALVCEAENRVLGSNKVNFHEENNIKNRLDQRESDTPSGENKSNCDNSFSPEEKGKTNDITIISNSPVEEKKKAGEIIVEDTVGEEAISSSMETDQEPKNERDGTAGLSETVVEKAVDESSESILENTDSMEADEIIPILEKLAPAEDEMSCFSKSALLPVDDTAPDLEEKMDNCLSSPLKQESNESLPKEAFLVLSDEEDPCDEREHAEVILPNKSGLPEVEKSEEEDKEREVVHKEEEKHTERGEVSRRKRSKSEDMDSVHSKRRRFVGEEDYEAEFQVKITARRDVDQKLEKVIQRVLEEKLAALQCAVFDKTLADLKMRIEKVECNKRHKTVLTELQAKITRLTKRFGAAKEDMKKKQENTPNPSLSSGKAASSTANANNLTYRNITTVRQMLESKRNVGDSKPATLQAPVSAAPASSLAAPQTPASGHPKPQTPVTSSPLTTTVISTANTATVVGTSQVPSGSTQPMSVSLQSLPVILHVPVAVSSQPQLLQGHAGTLVTNQQSGSVEFISVQSSSTVGSLTKTAVSLASTNTTKPNNSPSVSSPGVQRNSPASAGSVRTTLAVQAVSTTHPVAQTTRTSLPTVGTSGLHNSTSSRGPIHMKIPLSAFNSTAPTEPPTITAPRVENQTSRPPTDSSANKRTAEGPTQLSEQKVVRCVPYTCGIFDGTTLINCFEKQLKQEETSSENKEAVEAAQMNFNFPEDVLFGLEEEEEDAKSIKNTHKQTGWAANLLKQWLAKNGKDPSFELVPVSELNDILREFYCKIRNHDGNTYSVASYKSMRAGLNRHLKMPPYNRQICLMKDKEFASANMVFVSMLRMLRIQGKDETHHHPPIAADDLRKIKLSGVLGLHSPVALVNKVWFDLQLHFTKRGREILRDLAPDAFVVEKDKNGRRYAVFRYPGKGKNGEDPHKMGKMYDMPGDPNCPVFSLELYLSKLPPEPPAFYLHPLKLTAEQMKEQPVWYKREPMGVNYLGAMMPRISVAARLSQRYTNHSLRTTTIQLLCEAGLGPGENYGSGRPSL; the protein is encoded by the exons ATGGATAACACAGATGAGCCTCAGAAAAAAGTCTTCAAAGCACGAAAAACAATGAGAGCAAGTGATCGACAACAACTTGAGGCCGTCTATAAGGCTAAAGAAGACCTGCTGAAGACAACTGAAGTTAAACTGTTAAATGGAAAGCATGAGAACGGAGATTCTGATTTAAATTCTCCTTTAAGCAATACAGACTGTacagaggacaagagggaaGTTAATGGCCTAGTGGATTCTAATGAAATTAGTGAAATCAAAAGACCTGAAAGTAGGGCAGAAAGTGTAGTCAGTGACCTAGAACCTAAACCTCTCTCTCCAGTGAATGTTACTCGTGAACAAGATACTGATGTTGCATTAGTTTGTGAGGCTGAAAACAGAGTGCTTGGTAGCAATAAAGTTAACTTccatgaagaaaataacataaaaaatcGTTTGGACCAAAGAGAGAGTGACACTCCATCAGgtgaaaacaaatcaaactgTGATAATAGCTTCTCCcctgaggagaaaggaaaaacaaatgatatAACTATTATTTCTAATTCACctgttgaagagaaaaagaaggctggagaaataaTTGTTGAAGATACTGTTGGGGAAGAGGCTATCTCTAGCAGTATGGAAACTGACCAGGAaccaaaaaatgaaagagatggCACTGCAGGTCTTTCAGAAACCGTAGTTGAGAAGGCAGTAGATGAGTCAAGTGAAAGTATCCTGGAGAATACTGACTCTATGGAAGCAGATGAAATTATTCCAATTTTGGAAAAACTAGCTCCTGCTGAAGATGAGATGAGCTGTTTTTCTAAAAGTGCTCTGCTTCCTGTGGATGATACAGCCCCAGATTTAGAAGAGAAGATGGACAACTGTTTGAGTTCACCATTGAAGCAGGAAAGCAATGAAAGTCTGCCAAAAGAGGCTTTCTTGGTACTGTCTGATGAAGAGGATCCTTGTGATGAGAGGGAGCACGCTGAAGTGATACTACCAAACAAATCAGGTCTTCCag aggtggaaaaaagtgaggaagaggacaaagaaagagaagtggtccacaaagaagaagaaaaacacacagagagAG GTGAAGTGTCAAGAAGAAAGCGTTCAAAATCTGAGGACATGGACAGCGTACATTCTAAACGGCGTCGATTTGTTGGAGAAGAAGATTATGAAGCAGAATTCCAAGTGAAAATTACAGCCAGAAGAGATGTTGACCAAAAGTTAGAAAAG GTTATCCAGAGAGTGTTAGAAGAAAAACTTGCTGCTTTACAGTGTGCTGTATTTGACAAGACTCTGGCAGACTTGAAAATGCGAATAGAGAAAGTAGAATGTAACAAGAGGCATAAAACTGTGCTTACTGAACTACAG gctaaaatcaCTCGACTGACAAAGCGGTTTGGAGCTGCCAAGGAggacatgaagaaaaaacaggag aatACACCAAACCCATCTCTGTcctcaggaaaagcagcaagtaGCACTGCGAATGCAAACAATCTGACATACCG AAATATTACCACGGTGAGGCAGATGCTGGAATCAAAGAGGAATGTAGGAGATAGTAAACCAGCAACTCTTCAAGCTCCTGTCAGTGCAG CACCAGCTTCCAGTCTTGCTGCTCCTCAGACACCTGCCAGTGGACATCCTAAGCCTCAGACTCCAGTGACGTCTAGCCCTTTGACAACAACAGTTATTTCCACGGCTAACACAGCTACAGTTGTAGGCACAAGTCAAGTGCCCAGTGGCAGCACTCAGCCAATGTCTGTTTCATTGCAGTCTTTGCCTGTAATCTTGCACGTGCCTGTTGCAGTATCATCCCAGCCTCAGCTCCTTCAAGGCCATGCAGGAACTTTGGTCACTAACCAGCAGTCAGGCAGCGTTGAATTTATATCTGTACAGAGCTCATCTACAGTTGGTAGCCTTACCAAAACTGCAGTATCTTTGGCATCTACTAACACAACTAAACCAAATAACAGCCCATCTGTATCCAGTCCGGGTGTTCAGAGAAACTCTCCAGCCAGTGCTGGGTCTGTACGGACAACATTAGCTGTACAAGCAGTTTCAACTACACATCCTGTTGCACAAACCACAAGGACTTCTTTGCCCACAGTGGGTACTTCAGGACTTCATAACTCTACCAGCAGTCGAGGTCCCATACATATGAAGATTCCCCTCTCTGCATTTAATAGTACAGCTCCTACTGAACCACCCACCATTACAGCGCCCAGAGTTG AAAATCAGACAAGCAGGCCACCAACAGATTCTTCAGCGAACAAGAGAACAGCTGAGGGACCAACACAG CTCTCAGAACAAAAAGTAGTTCGCTGTGTGCCGTATACCTGTGGCATATTTGATGGTACAACCTTGATCAATTGTTTCGAAAAGCAATTGAAACAGGAAGAGACTtcatcagaaaataaagaagcagtAGAAGCAGCACAGATGAATTTTAACTTCCCCGAGGATGTCCTCTTTGGcttggaggaagaggaagaggatgcTAAGAGCATCAAAAACACCCACAAGCAGACTGGCTGGGCAGCTAACCTATTAAAGCAATGGCTGGCCAAAAATGGCAAGGATCCTAGCTTTGAATTGGTTCCAGTAAGTGAACTCAATGATATTTTAAGAGAGTTTTATTGCAAAATAAGGAATCATGATGGAAATACCTACAGTGTGGCAAGCTACAAGTCAATGCGTGCTGGCTTAAACCGGCATCTCAAAATGCCACCTTATAATCGTCAGATTTGCTTAATGAAGGACAAAGAGTTTGCTAGTGCAAATATGGTATTTGTGAGTATGCTGAGGATGCTGCGCATCCAGGGAAAGGATGAGACTCACCACCATCCTCCTATAGCTGCTGACGACTTGCGTAAGATTAAACTGTCTGGTGTACTGGGATTGCACAGTCCTGTGGCACTCGTCAACAAGGTGTGGTTTGATTTGCAGTTACATTTTACCAAACGAGGGAGGGAAATTTTGAGAGATCTGGCTCCAGATGCTTTTGTTGTTGAGAAGGACAAGAACGGGCGCCGTTATGCTGTGTTTAGGTATCctggcaaaggaaaaaatggagaagatCCTCATAAAATGGGTAAAATGTATGATATGCCAGGGGACCCAAACTGTCCTGTTTTTTCCTTGGAGCTTTATTTATCTAAGTTGCCTCCGGAGCCTCCAGCCTTTTACCTGCATCCTTTAAAGCTAACAGCAgagcaaatgaaagaacagcCTGTATGGTACAAAAGAGAACCAATGGGTGTGAACTACTTGGGTGCAATGATGCCCAGGATAAGTGTGGCAGCCAGGCTTTCTCAGCGATATACCAATCATTCTCTCCGAACTACCACCATCCAGCTACTGTGTGAAGCGGGACTGGGGCCTGGAGAAAATTACGGCAGTGGCAGGCCATCACTCTGA
- the ATF7IP gene encoding activating transcription factor 7-interacting protein 1 isoform X11 — protein MDNTDEPQKKVFKARKTMRASDRQQLEAVYKAKEDLLKTTEVKLLNGKHENGDSDLNSPLSNTDCTEDKREVNGLVDSNEISEIKRPESRAESVVSDLEPKPLSPVNVTREQDTDVALVCEAENRVLGSNKVNFHEENNIKNRLDQRESDTPSGENKSNCDNSFSPEEKGKTNDITIISNSPVEEKKKAGEIIVEDTVGEEAISSSMETDQEPKNERDGTAGLSETVVEKAVDESSESILENTDSMEADEIIPILEKLAPAEDEMSCFSKSALLPVDDTAPDLEEKMDNCLSSPLKQESNESLPKEAFLVLSDEEDPCDEREHAEVILPNKSGLPEEVEKSEEEDKEREVVHKEEEKHTERGEVSRRKRSKSEDMDSVHSKRRRFVGEEDYEAEFQVKITARRDVDQKLEKVIQRVLEEKLAALQCAVFDKTLADLKMRIEKVECNKRHKTVLTELQAKITRLTKRFGAAKEDMKKKQENTPNPSLSSGKAASSTANANNLTYRNITTVRQMLESKRNVGDSKPATLQAPVSAENQTSRPPTDSSANKRTAEGPTQLSEQKVVRCVPYTCGIFDGTTLINCFEKQLKQEETSSENKEAVEAAQMNFNFPEDVLFGLEEEEEDAKSIKNTHKQTGWAANLLKQWLAKNGKDPSFELVPVSELNDILREFYCKIRNHDGNTYSVASYKSMRAGLNRHLKMPPYNRQICLMKDKEFASANMVFVSMLRMLRIQGKDETHHHPPIAADDLRKIKLSGVLGLHSPVALVNKVWFDLQLHFTKRGREILRDLAPDAFVVEKDKNGRRYAVFRYPGKGKNGEDPHKMGKMYDMPGDPNCPVFSLELYLSKLPPEPPAFYLHPLKLTAEQMKEQPVWYKREPMGVNYLGAMMPRISVAARLSQRYTNHSLRTTTIQLLCEAGLGPGENYGSGRPSL, from the exons ATGGATAACACAGATGAGCCTCAGAAAAAAGTCTTCAAAGCACGAAAAACAATGAGAGCAAGTGATCGACAACAACTTGAGGCCGTCTATAAGGCTAAAGAAGACCTGCTGAAGACAACTGAAGTTAAACTGTTAAATGGAAAGCATGAGAACGGAGATTCTGATTTAAATTCTCCTTTAAGCAATACAGACTGTacagaggacaagagggaaGTTAATGGCCTAGTGGATTCTAATGAAATTAGTGAAATCAAAAGACCTGAAAGTAGGGCAGAAAGTGTAGTCAGTGACCTAGAACCTAAACCTCTCTCTCCAGTGAATGTTACTCGTGAACAAGATACTGATGTTGCATTAGTTTGTGAGGCTGAAAACAGAGTGCTTGGTAGCAATAAAGTTAACTTccatgaagaaaataacataaaaaatcGTTTGGACCAAAGAGAGAGTGACACTCCATCAGgtgaaaacaaatcaaactgTGATAATAGCTTCTCCcctgaggagaaaggaaaaacaaatgatatAACTATTATTTCTAATTCACctgttgaagagaaaaagaaggctggagaaataaTTGTTGAAGATACTGTTGGGGAAGAGGCTATCTCTAGCAGTATGGAAACTGACCAGGAaccaaaaaatgaaagagatggCACTGCAGGTCTTTCAGAAACCGTAGTTGAGAAGGCAGTAGATGAGTCAAGTGAAAGTATCCTGGAGAATACTGACTCTATGGAAGCAGATGAAATTATTCCAATTTTGGAAAAACTAGCTCCTGCTGAAGATGAGATGAGCTGTTTTTCTAAAAGTGCTCTGCTTCCTGTGGATGATACAGCCCCAGATTTAGAAGAGAAGATGGACAACTGTTTGAGTTCACCATTGAAGCAGGAAAGCAATGAAAGTCTGCCAAAAGAGGCTTTCTTGGTACTGTCTGATGAAGAGGATCCTTGTGATGAGAGGGAGCACGCTGAAGTGATACTACCAAACAAATCAGGTCTTCCag aagaggtggaaaaaagtgaggaagaggacaaagaaagagaagtggtccacaaagaagaagaaaaacacacagagagAG GTGAAGTGTCAAGAAGAAAGCGTTCAAAATCTGAGGACATGGACAGCGTACATTCTAAACGGCGTCGATTTGTTGGAGAAGAAGATTATGAAGCAGAATTCCAAGTGAAAATTACAGCCAGAAGAGATGTTGACCAAAAGTTAGAAAAG GTTATCCAGAGAGTGTTAGAAGAAAAACTTGCTGCTTTACAGTGTGCTGTATTTGACAAGACTCTGGCAGACTTGAAAATGCGAATAGAGAAAGTAGAATGTAACAAGAGGCATAAAACTGTGCTTACTGAACTACAG gctaaaatcaCTCGACTGACAAAGCGGTTTGGAGCTGCCAAGGAggacatgaagaaaaaacaggag aatACACCAAACCCATCTCTGTcctcaggaaaagcagcaagtaGCACTGCGAATGCAAACAATCTGACATACCG AAATATTACCACGGTGAGGCAGATGCTGGAATCAAAGAGGAATGTAGGAGATAGTAAACCAGCAACTCTTCAAGCTCCTGTCAGTGCAG AAAATCAGACAAGCAGGCCACCAACAGATTCTTCAGCGAACAAGAGAACAGCTGAGGGACCAACACAG CTCTCAGAACAAAAAGTAGTTCGCTGTGTGCCGTATACCTGTGGCATATTTGATGGTACAACCTTGATCAATTGTTTCGAAAAGCAATTGAAACAGGAAGAGACTtcatcagaaaataaagaagcagtAGAAGCAGCACAGATGAATTTTAACTTCCCCGAGGATGTCCTCTTTGGcttggaggaagaggaagaggatgcTAAGAGCATCAAAAACACCCACAAGCAGACTGGCTGGGCAGCTAACCTATTAAAGCAATGGCTGGCCAAAAATGGCAAGGATCCTAGCTTTGAATTGGTTCCAGTAAGTGAACTCAATGATATTTTAAGAGAGTTTTATTGCAAAATAAGGAATCATGATGGAAATACCTACAGTGTGGCAAGCTACAAGTCAATGCGTGCTGGCTTAAACCGGCATCTCAAAATGCCACCTTATAATCGTCAGATTTGCTTAATGAAGGACAAAGAGTTTGCTAGTGCAAATATGGTATTTGTGAGTATGCTGAGGATGCTGCGCATCCAGGGAAAGGATGAGACTCACCACCATCCTCCTATAGCTGCTGACGACTTGCGTAAGATTAAACTGTCTGGTGTACTGGGATTGCACAGTCCTGTGGCACTCGTCAACAAGGTGTGGTTTGATTTGCAGTTACATTTTACCAAACGAGGGAGGGAAATTTTGAGAGATCTGGCTCCAGATGCTTTTGTTGTTGAGAAGGACAAGAACGGGCGCCGTTATGCTGTGTTTAGGTATCctggcaaaggaaaaaatggagaagatCCTCATAAAATGGGTAAAATGTATGATATGCCAGGGGACCCAAACTGTCCTGTTTTTTCCTTGGAGCTTTATTTATCTAAGTTGCCTCCGGAGCCTCCAGCCTTTTACCTGCATCCTTTAAAGCTAACAGCAgagcaaatgaaagaacagcCTGTATGGTACAAAAGAGAACCAATGGGTGTGAACTACTTGGGTGCAATGATGCCCAGGATAAGTGTGGCAGCCAGGCTTTCTCAGCGATATACCAATCATTCTCTCCGAACTACCACCATCCAGCTACTGTGTGAAGCGGGACTGGGGCCTGGAGAAAATTACGGCAGTGGCAGGCCATCACTCTGA